In Propionicimonas paludicola, a single window of DNA contains:
- a CDS encoding ABC transporter ATP-binding protein, producing the protein MDRTQKGAAMVSGLQVRGAGVRYGSVVAVAEVSVEVAPGEIVALLGASGSGKSSLLRGVAGLEPLATGSVHWDGVELTSTPVHRRGFVMMFQDGQLFPHRTVAGNVGYALTGMSRTDRDARVAELLELVGLAGYQRRPVTELSGGQAQRVALARSLAAKPRLLLLDEPLSALDRGLRERLVEVLGSSLRATGTSALYVTHDQDEAFAIADRVGVLVDGRLRQIDPPRHLWHHPADATVASFLGYDPLLSPAEALALGWPGGPPSGQVAVGPSGLVERADGVALPVLEVRHRRGPSEATVRLPGGQSGQVRVSDDVAAGVELRVGLEPSGCAVVPPGD; encoded by the coding sequence ATGGATCGGACCCAGAAGGGGGCAGCCATGGTGAGTGGCCTGCAGGTGCGAGGGGCGGGCGTCCGCTACGGGTCGGTGGTTGCGGTGGCCGAGGTGTCTGTGGAGGTCGCCCCCGGCGAGATCGTCGCGCTGCTCGGCGCCTCCGGCTCGGGTAAGTCGTCGCTGCTACGCGGAGTTGCCGGGCTGGAGCCGTTGGCCACCGGCAGCGTGCACTGGGACGGCGTCGAACTCACGTCGACCCCGGTGCACCGGCGCGGTTTCGTGATGATGTTCCAGGACGGGCAGCTGTTCCCGCACCGCACTGTGGCCGGCAATGTCGGCTACGCCTTGACCGGGATGTCTCGTACCGACCGGGACGCTCGGGTGGCCGAGCTGCTGGAGTTGGTCGGGCTGGCCGGCTACCAGCGCCGTCCGGTCACCGAGCTGTCCGGTGGGCAGGCACAACGGGTGGCGCTGGCCCGCTCGCTGGCCGCCAAGCCGCGGCTGCTGCTGCTCGATGAGCCGCTGTCGGCGCTCGATCGGGGGCTACGCGAGCGGCTGGTCGAGGTGCTCGGCTCCAGTCTGCGCGCTACCGGAACCTCAGCGCTGTACGTGACTCACGACCAGGACGAGGCCTTCGCCATCGCCGACCGGGTCGGTGTGCTGGTCGACGGACGGCTGCGCCAAATCGATCCACCACGACACCTCTGGCATCACCCGGCCGACGCCACGGTGGCCAGTTTCCTTGGCTACGATCCGCTGCTCAGCCCGGCCGAGGCGCTCGCCCTCGGCTGGCCCGGTGGACCGCCGTCCGGCCAGGTCGCCGTCGGCCCGTCCGGCCTGGTGGAGCGCGCGGACGGCGTGGCCCTGCCGGTGCTGGAGGTGCGTCATCGCCGGGGCCCGAGTGAGGCCACCGTGCGGCTGCCCGGCGGCCAGAGCGGGCAGGTTCGGGTCAGCGACGACGTCGCCGCCGGAGTCGAGCTGAGGGTCGGACTGGAGCCG
- a CDS encoding ABC transporter permease, with the protein MDGGSHRVSRPTGRVLGWAALALVPLAFLAIFFVWPVASLVARGFTDENGFSLAGVSEVLAAPRTWRIIGQTLVQAVLGTAISVLLGVPAAYLLYRVRFPGRRLLRAVVAVPFVLPTVVVGVAFRSLLAEQGPLGGLGLEESLTAIVAALVFFNYSVVVRTVGALWAHLDPRTGEAARSLGASRWRVWWTVTWPALAPAVASAAALVFLFCASAFGVVLVLGGNGWGTVETEIWYQTTQLLDLRAAAALSIVQLVIVVASLLVANHTRARQERALKLSGPPVDHDFGPADLPAALVTGIVVLGLLVTPLVTLVIRSLQTSSGYGFGNYLALATEAEAGFSTGVWPALGNSLATAAVASAISLSLGAIVSFLLSRRPASAAGRTALATADAAFMLPLGVSAVTVGFGFLITLTAPPLNLLGSWLLVPLAQAVVALPLVVRSLLPTLRAIDPRLQQAAATLGASPARVVATIDAPLAWRGFGLAIGFAFATSLGEFGATSFLARPDRPTLPVMIFRLIGRPGAENLGTALAASVVLALLTGVVMGVAEWIGPRRGQPW; encoded by the coding sequence ATGGACGGCGGCAGTCATCGGGTGAGCCGCCCGACCGGGCGGGTTCTGGGCTGGGCGGCACTGGCGCTGGTGCCGCTGGCCTTCCTCGCCATCTTCTTCGTCTGGCCGGTGGCGTCGCTGGTGGCCAGGGGCTTCACTGACGAGAACGGGTTCAGCCTCGCCGGAGTGAGCGAGGTGCTGGCCGCCCCGCGCACCTGGCGGATCATCGGACAGACCCTGGTCCAGGCCGTCCTCGGCACCGCGATCTCGGTGCTGCTCGGAGTGCCGGCCGCCTACCTGCTCTATCGAGTCCGGTTCCCCGGACGTCGCCTGTTGCGGGCGGTGGTCGCGGTGCCCTTCGTGCTGCCCACCGTGGTGGTCGGGGTGGCCTTCCGCAGCCTGCTGGCCGAGCAGGGTCCGCTGGGCGGCCTGGGCCTGGAGGAGTCGCTCACCGCGATCGTGGCCGCGCTGGTCTTCTTCAACTACTCGGTGGTGGTCCGGACGGTCGGGGCCCTGTGGGCCCACCTCGACCCGCGCACCGGGGAGGCGGCCCGCAGCTTGGGCGCCAGCCGCTGGCGGGTGTGGTGGACGGTGACCTGGCCGGCTCTGGCGCCGGCGGTGGCCTCGGCCGCGGCGCTGGTGTTCCTGTTCTGCGCGTCCGCCTTCGGCGTGGTGCTGGTGCTGGGCGGCAACGGCTGGGGCACCGTCGAGACCGAGATCTGGTACCAGACCACGCAGCTGCTCGATCTGCGGGCGGCCGCGGCCCTGTCGATCGTGCAACTGGTGATCGTGGTGGCCTCGCTGCTGGTCGCCAACCACACCCGGGCTCGCCAGGAGCGCGCGCTGAAGCTGTCCGGTCCGCCGGTCGATCACGACTTCGGGCCGGCCGACCTGCCGGCTGCGCTGGTCACCGGGATCGTGGTGCTCGGGCTGCTGGTCACTCCGCTGGTGACCCTGGTGATCCGATCCCTGCAGACCAGCTCGGGTTACGGGTTCGGCAACTATCTGGCCCTGGCCACCGAGGCCGAGGCGGGGTTCAGCACCGGGGTGTGGCCGGCCCTGGGCAACTCGCTGGCCACTGCGGCCGTGGCCTCGGCCATCTCGCTGAGTCTGGGCGCGATCGTCAGCTTCCTGCTCTCCCGGCGGCCCGCCTCTGCGGCCGGACGGACGGCGCTGGCTACGGCCGACGCCGCCTTCATGCTGCCGCTGGGGGTCTCAGCGGTGACCGTCGGCTTCGGCTTCCTGATCACCTTGACCGCGCCGCCGCTGAATCTGCTCGGCTCCTGGCTGCTGGTGCCGCTGGCCCAGGCCGTGGTGGCACTGCCGCTGGTGGTGCGCAGCCTGCTGCCGACCCTGCGCGCGATCGACCCGCGGTTGCAGCAGGCCGCGGCGACCCTGGGAGCGAGCCCGGCTCGGGTCGTGGCCACGATCGACGCTCCGTTGGCTTGGCGCGGCTTCGGGCTGGCCATCGGCTTCGCTTTCGCAACCAGCCTCGGCGAGTTTGGGGCGACCAGCTTCCTGGCCCGTCCGGATCGTCCGACGCTGCCGGTGATGATCTTCCGGCTGATCGGACGGCCGGGTGCGGAGAACCTGGGGACGGCGCTGGCCGCCTCGGTGGTGTTGGCCCTGCTCACCGGTGTGGTGATGGGTGTGGCGGAATGGATCGGACCCAGAAGGGGGCAGCCATGGTGA
- a CDS encoding thiamine ABC transporter substrate-binding protein, which produces MSKKSWALALAGALLLGGCAAPSATPSPSASASSSAPTESKQLRVITHDSFALSKESIAAFKAETGYDVVFNAPGDAGTVVNQLVLTKAAPIADVVFGIDNTFAGRAFAEGVLSPYTSSALPADAAKFAADDSSRLTPIDYGDVCLNADTAWFTGKGLAVPVSLDDLLKPEYRDLLVVANPATSSPGLGFLLATIAAKGEDGYLGYWKALRDNGMKVVKGWTEAYSVEFSGSSGKGKRPLVVSYASSPAFEPATQSLNQTCFRQIEYAGVVAGSANQVGAGKFIDFLLSAKVQAEIPDQMYVYPVDSSVKLPKEWVAHAVLPEHPYTLSAAQISAGRDGWIKAWTAAVIG; this is translated from the coding sequence ATGTCGAAGAAGTCATGGGCCCTGGCCTTGGCCGGGGCATTGCTGCTGGGGGGTTGTGCCGCCCCATCGGCGACACCGAGCCCGAGCGCGTCGGCCAGTTCGTCCGCGCCGACAGAGAGCAAGCAGCTGCGGGTGATCACCCACGACTCGTTCGCACTGTCCAAGGAGTCGATCGCTGCGTTCAAGGCCGAGACCGGGTACGACGTCGTCTTCAACGCTCCCGGCGATGCCGGCACCGTGGTCAACCAACTGGTTCTGACCAAGGCCGCCCCGATCGCCGACGTGGTCTTCGGCATCGACAACACCTTCGCCGGCCGGGCCTTCGCCGAAGGCGTGCTCAGCCCCTACACCTCGTCCGCGCTGCCGGCCGATGCCGCGAAGTTCGCTGCCGACGACTCGTCCCGGCTCACCCCGATCGACTACGGCGACGTCTGTCTGAACGCCGACACCGCCTGGTTCACCGGCAAGGGGCTGGCCGTCCCGGTCAGCCTGGACGATCTGCTCAAGCCGGAGTACCGGGATCTGCTGGTGGTGGCCAACCCGGCCACCTCGTCGCCGGGCCTGGGCTTCCTGCTGGCCACCATCGCGGCCAAGGGCGAGGACGGCTATCTGGGCTACTGGAAGGCGCTGCGCGACAACGGGATGAAGGTGGTGAAGGGCTGGACCGAGGCCTACAGCGTCGAGTTCTCCGGGTCGTCGGGCAAGGGCAAGCGTCCGCTCGTGGTCTCCTATGCCTCGTCCCCGGCTTTCGAACCGGCCACCCAGTCACTCAACCAGACCTGCTTCCGTCAGATCGAGTACGCCGGGGTGGTCGCCGGTTCGGCCAACCAGGTGGGCGCCGGCAAGTTCATCGACTTCCTGCTCAGCGCCAAGGTGCAGGCCGAGATCCCCGACCAGATGTACGTCTACCCGGTCGACTCCTCGGTGAAGCTGCCCAAGGAGTGGGTCGCTCATGCGGTCCTGCCCGAGCACCCCTACACCCTGTCGGCCGCGCAGATCAGCGCCGGGCGGGACGGCTGGATCAAGGCATGGACGGCGGCAGTCATCGGGTGA
- the galK gene encoding galactokinase: protein MTSTNVAAEVFAAAFSAEPTGFALGPGRANLIGEHTDYNLGFVLPFAIDRAAVAAFRPRADRQIRLATDFAPGVITSDLDHLEGAGGWSAYPLGVAWALGEFGADLHAATGFDLALHSDVPVGAGLSSSAAIESATVLALDAMWGLGLDRRTLARVGQRAENVVVGAPTGIMDQSASLLGEADSAVFLDCRSLQASAIPLGLDAAGLEILVIDTRVSHAHATGGYATRRAQCEEGARVLGATSLREVGVDDLDRAKSMLNDVVYRRVKHVVTENQRVLDTVATLRTSGPGQIGALLDASHVSMRDDFEISVPELDLAVETAVAAGALGARMTGGGFGGSAIALMPVERARDAQAAIAEAFGRAGFAEPVQFEVRAVAGARLL, encoded by the coding sequence GTGACCAGCACCAATGTTGCGGCTGAGGTCTTCGCTGCAGCCTTTAGCGCCGAGCCCACCGGATTTGCCCTCGGGCCGGGACGAGCCAATCTGATCGGCGAACATACCGACTACAACCTGGGCTTCGTCCTGCCGTTCGCCATCGACCGCGCAGCGGTGGCGGCCTTCCGACCTCGGGCCGACCGTCAGATTCGGTTGGCCACAGACTTCGCCCCCGGCGTGATCACCTCTGACCTGGACCACCTGGAAGGTGCCGGCGGCTGGTCGGCCTATCCGCTCGGAGTGGCCTGGGCGCTGGGTGAGTTCGGTGCCGATCTCCATGCGGCGACCGGCTTCGACCTGGCCCTGCACTCCGACGTGCCGGTGGGCGCAGGACTGTCCTCGTCCGCCGCGATCGAGAGCGCCACCGTGCTGGCCCTGGACGCCATGTGGGGCCTCGGTCTGGATCGGCGCACTCTGGCTCGGGTCGGGCAGCGCGCGGAGAACGTGGTGGTCGGTGCCCCGACCGGAATCATGGATCAGTCCGCATCGCTGCTGGGCGAGGCCGACTCGGCAGTGTTCCTGGACTGCCGCAGTCTCCAGGCGTCCGCCATTCCACTCGGCCTGGACGCTGCCGGCCTGGAGATCTTGGTGATCGACACCCGGGTCAGTCACGCGCACGCCACCGGTGGCTATGCCACTCGCCGCGCTCAGTGCGAGGAGGGTGCCCGAGTGCTGGGGGCAACGTCGCTGCGCGAGGTCGGGGTGGACGACTTGGATCGGGCGAAGAGCATGCTCAACGACGTGGTCTATCGCCGGGTCAAGCACGTGGTCACCGAGAACCAGCGGGTGCTCGACACCGTGGCCACGCTGCGGACGTCCGGGCCCGGCCAGATCGGCGCCCTGCTCGATGCGTCGCACGTGTCGATGCGCGACGACTTCGAGATTTCGGTACCCGAACTGGACCTCGCCGTCGAGACTGCAGTGGCCGCCGGTGCGCTGGGGGCTCGGATGACCGGTGGCGGTTTCGGTGGCTCGGCGATCGCGCTGATGCCGGTGGAGCGGGCCAGGGATGCGCAGGCCGCGATCGCGGAGGCGTTCGGGCGAGCCGGCTTCGCGGAGCCGGTGCAGTTCGAGGTGCGCGCGGTGGCCGGCGCACGGCTGCTCTAG
- a CDS encoding ABC transporter permease, whose translation MADTTAVDGAVSITGRTPWQITRARLAKDRGTMVALGAAIFFVVLAVAAPALTAIGVINPYDGNSKLVGGLGSLPIGPAGGVSAQHWMGVEPGTGRDILSRVIAGLTVSLVVAVCAVIVSVVLGTVIGLVAGTAGGRVDWWLSRLTDFVLSFPQTLMLIALSTIVIDILQAAMGSDRTPASMVFMILVMGFFGWPVFARVIRGQVLSLKEREFIEAARSLGANRRRIYFKELLPHLWAPILVYTTLVMPQNIATEAALGFLGVGIQAPTPSFGSILNDSVHYANSDPAYFIFPGITLFLVVLSFNLLGDGLRDALDPKADRQ comes from the coding sequence ATGGCAGACACCACGGCTGTGGATGGTGCCGTCTCGATCACCGGTCGCACGCCGTGGCAGATCACCCGGGCAAGGCTGGCCAAGGACCGGGGCACGATGGTGGCGCTGGGCGCGGCAATCTTCTTCGTTGTGTTGGCCGTCGCCGCGCCCGCCCTCACTGCCATCGGGGTGATCAACCCCTATGACGGGAATTCGAAGCTGGTCGGTGGCCTCGGATCGCTGCCGATCGGGCCGGCCGGCGGGGTGTCCGCTCAGCACTGGATGGGCGTGGAGCCGGGCACCGGCCGCGACATCCTCTCCCGGGTCATCGCCGGACTGACCGTGTCGTTGGTGGTCGCCGTGTGCGCGGTCATCGTCTCGGTCGTTCTCGGCACCGTGATCGGCCTGGTCGCCGGTACCGCCGGTGGACGCGTCGACTGGTGGCTGTCCCGCCTTACTGACTTCGTGCTCAGCTTCCCGCAGACGCTGATGCTGATCGCGTTGTCGACCATCGTGATCGACATTCTCCAAGCTGCAATGGGTTCGGACCGGACACCGGCGTCCATGGTCTTCATGATCTTGGTGATGGGCTTCTTCGGGTGGCCGGTGTTCGCCCGTGTGATTCGTGGCCAGGTGCTGTCGCTCAAGGAGCGGGAGTTCATCGAGGCGGCCCGCTCGCTGGGCGCCAACCGGCGGCGGATCTACTTCAAGGAACTGCTGCCCCACCTGTGGGCGCCGATCCTGGTCTACACGACCCTGGTGATGCCGCAGAACATCGCCACTGAAGCCGCGCTGGGCTTCCTCGGGGTGGGCATTCAAGCCCCCACCCCGTCCTTCGGCTCGATCCTGAATGATTCCGTGCACTACGCGAACTCGGATCCGGCCTACTTCATCTTCCCGGGCATCACTTTGTTCTTGGTGGTGCTGTCCTTCAACCTGCTCGGTGATGGCCTGCGCGATGCGCTGGACCCCAAAGCCGATCGGCAGTGA
- a CDS encoding ABC transporter substrate-binding protein — MKRTKIVAGVATVLALGLTATACAGGGSATPAPSASAGGSSAPAAAAGGTLSILSGTATEHWDPQRVYVGVNIEAGNRLFTRTLTTFAPVSKDGEPAKLAADAATDTGTVSADGKEWKFTLKDGIKWEDGKPVTCEDYKYGISRTFAVDVITGGPNYAIQYLDIPKNKDGSSAYAGPYKKTGQDLFDKAVICDGNNITFKMANPAGDFNMALTMTAFGAFRKDKDQGDKSNYAIFSDGPYKLDGEWTANKGGTFVRNDQWDPKTDTIRKAYPDKITWDESLTQETLYERLIANQGDDQNAITFDQAPVTALSNVESGAAGRFSIVASPYTRYLVPNFKSKVMSNDKAREALALATDRSAYVLAAGGDQVVKATNSLINPALPAFPNTPLLAGDKGDPAKAKEALQASGLTLPVKIKVTYRKNDTLDKVFAGLKTGWDAAGFDTELVGIPADQYYGTLQSPDSATKYDAYWAGWGADFPSASTVIPQLLDSRSQISAGGPGQDYGYFDNKEFNAGIDKAYAATGADADKAWGQLDTEVVTKYFGVIPLINDQFVFVHGSNVEGAVVNTTFTGYYDLADVSVKH; from the coding sequence ATGAAGCGCACGAAGATCGTCGCAGGTGTGGCGACCGTGCTGGCGCTTGGTCTCACTGCCACCGCTTGCGCGGGCGGCGGTTCGGCCACCCCGGCGCCCAGCGCGAGTGCAGGGGGGAGCAGCGCTCCGGCGGCAGCAGCTGGCGGCACGCTGTCCATCCTGTCCGGCACCGCGACCGAGCACTGGGATCCGCAGCGGGTCTACGTCGGCGTGAACATCGAGGCGGGCAACCGTCTGTTCACCCGTACCCTGACCACTTTCGCTCCGGTCAGCAAGGACGGCGAGCCGGCCAAACTGGCTGCCGACGCCGCGACCGACACCGGCACCGTCTCCGCGGACGGCAAGGAGTGGAAGTTCACCCTCAAGGATGGGATCAAGTGGGAGGACGGCAAGCCCGTCACCTGTGAGGACTACAAGTACGGCATCTCCCGTACCTTCGCTGTCGACGTGATCACCGGTGGCCCGAACTACGCCATCCAGTACCTCGACATCCCGAAGAACAAGGACGGCTCGTCCGCTTACGCCGGCCCGTACAAGAAGACCGGTCAGGACCTGTTCGACAAGGCCGTGATCTGTGATGGCAACAACATCACCTTCAAAATGGCCAACCCGGCGGGCGACTTCAACATGGCTCTGACCATGACCGCCTTCGGCGCCTTCCGCAAGGACAAGGACCAGGGCGACAAGTCCAACTACGCCATCTTCTCCGACGGCCCGTACAAGCTGGACGGCGAGTGGACGGCCAACAAGGGTGGCACCTTCGTTCGCAACGATCAGTGGGACCCGAAGACCGACACCATCCGCAAGGCGTACCCGGACAAGATCACCTGGGACGAGTCGCTCACCCAGGAGACCCTGTACGAGCGCCTGATCGCCAACCAGGGCGACGACCAGAACGCGATCACCTTCGATCAGGCTCCGGTCACCGCGCTGTCCAACGTGGAGAGTGGCGCAGCTGGCCGCTTCTCGATCGTGGCTTCGCCGTACACCCGCTACCTGGTGCCGAACTTCAAGTCCAAGGTCATGAGCAACGACAAGGCCCGTGAGGCCCTGGCTCTGGCCACGGACCGCAGCGCCTACGTCCTCGCCGCCGGCGGCGACCAGGTCGTGAAGGCCACCAACTCCCTGATCAACCCGGCTCTGCCCGCGTTCCCGAACACCCCGCTGCTGGCGGGCGACAAGGGTGACCCGGCCAAGGCCAAGGAGGCCCTGCAGGCTTCCGGTCTGACCCTCCCGGTCAAGATCAAGGTGACCTACCGCAAGAACGACACGCTCGACAAGGTGTTCGCGGGCCTGAAGACCGGCTGGGATGCAGCCGGCTTCGACACCGAACTGGTGGGCATCCCGGCCGACCAGTACTACGGCACCCTGCAGTCTCCGGACTCCGCAACGAAGTACGACGCCTACTGGGCCGGCTGGGGTGCTGACTTCCCGTCTGCATCGACGGTCATCCCGCAGCTCCTCGACTCCCGCAGCCAGATCTCTGCTGGCGGCCCGGGCCAGGACTACGGCTACTTCGATAACAAGGAGTTCAACGCTGGGATCGACAAGGCATACGCCGCCACCGGCGCGGATGCCGACAAGGCCTGGGGACAGCTCGACACCGAGGTTGTCACCAAGTACTTCGGCGTGATCCCGCTGATCAACGATCAGTTCGTGTTCGTCCACGGCAGCAATGTCGAGGGCGCGGTCGTGAACACCACGTTCACCGGCTACTACGATCTGGCCGACGTCAGCGTCAAGCACTGA
- a CDS encoding ABC transporter permease, producing MFYYILRRLASVVVMVFLITATTFALFFASPIDPARYTCGKNCTPTILEGNRKALGYDQPATVQYGKFLAGLVVGREFPDNEQLKKDHPEQIVKCPAPCLGYSPSQHRTINEMVSEAWPISLSIAIGAFTLWMLVGVGGGIVAALNKGRWQDRSIVGSALIGFSLPTFFVGLVLLTFPAIKWGWVPIPKYVNFTDNPAAWAANLILPWITLAFFFAASYVRLTRAYMIETLSEDYIRTANAKGVAKWAVIFKHGLRAVLTPIVTAAGLDLGGLLGGAIITESVFSLHGLGYLAVHSVTTMDLPTIVAMVMIVSTFIVVANMLVDIAYGFIDPRVKLAK from the coding sequence GTGTTCTATTACATCCTCAGGCGACTGGCCTCGGTCGTGGTGATGGTCTTTCTGATCACAGCCACTACGTTCGCTCTGTTCTTCGCCTCGCCGATCGACCCGGCTCGATATACCTGCGGTAAGAACTGCACCCCCACCATCCTCGAGGGCAACCGCAAGGCCCTCGGCTACGACCAGCCCGCCACCGTGCAGTACGGCAAGTTCCTCGCCGGCCTGGTTGTCGGTCGTGAGTTCCCCGACAACGAGCAGCTCAAGAAGGACCACCCCGAGCAGATCGTCAAGTGCCCGGCCCCGTGCCTTGGCTACTCCCCCTCGCAGCACCGCACCATCAACGAGATGGTCTCTGAAGCCTGGCCCATCTCCCTCTCGATCGCTATCGGTGCATTCACCTTGTGGATGCTGGTCGGCGTCGGAGGCGGCATCGTCGCCGCCCTGAACAAAGGCAGATGGCAGGACCGAAGTATCGTCGGCTCGGCGTTGATCGGGTTCTCGCTACCCACCTTCTTCGTCGGCCTTGTTCTCCTGACTTTCCCGGCCATCAAGTGGGGCTGGGTGCCGATTCCCAAGTACGTCAACTTCACCGACAACCCGGCGGCATGGGCGGCCAACCTGATCCTTCCCTGGATCACCCTGGCCTTCTTCTTCGCCGCCAGCTACGTCCGGCTCACCCGGGCGTACATGATCGAGACCCTCAGCGAGGACTACATCCGCACCGCTAACGCCAAGGGCGTGGCCAAGTGGGCAGTGATCTTCAAGCACGGCCTGCGCGCAGTGCTGACTCCGATCGTGACCGCGGCCGGACTCGACCTGGGCGGCTTGCTCGGCGGCGCGATCATCACTGAGAGCGTCTTCTCCCTGCACGGCCTCGGCTACCTGGCGGTGCACTCGGTGACCACGATGGATCTACCGACGATCGTGGCCATGGTGATGATCGTGTCCACCTTCATCGTGGTGGCGAACATGCTGGTCGACATCGCCTACGGCTTCATCGACCCGAGAGTGAAGCTGGCGAAATGA
- a CDS encoding ABC transporter ATP-binding protein — MNKFLRVNDLKVYFPTDDGVVRAVDGLTFDLEKGTTLGIVGESGSGKSVTSLAIMGLHRGTRAKLSGEIWLDDVDLLKTTDEEIRGLRGSKMAMIFQDPLSAMHPYYTIGQQLTEAIRVHHNVSKKAARVTVVDMLARVGIPSPDKRFDQYPHEFSGGMRQRAMIAMALINNPELLIADEPTTALDVTVQAQILDLMRDLQKEFGSAIIMITHDLGVVAEIADDVLVMYGGKCVEYAEVDDAFHAPDHPYTWGLMTSMPRLDRTRLERLVPVAGNPPSLINIPPGCAFHPRCTFRDFASAPCNQVVPELVQSYPKHDSRCHIPAPKRAELFAEQIAPRL, encoded by the coding sequence ATGAACAAGTTCCTGCGCGTCAACGACCTGAAGGTCTACTTCCCCACCGACGACGGCGTGGTCCGGGCCGTCGACGGCCTGACCTTCGACCTGGAGAAGGGCACCACTCTCGGTATCGTCGGCGAGTCCGGCTCGGGCAAGTCGGTCACCTCGCTGGCCATCATGGGGCTGCACCGCGGCACCCGGGCCAAGTTGAGCGGCGAGATCTGGCTGGACGACGTCGACCTGCTCAAGACCACCGACGAGGAGATCCGCGGCCTGCGCGGCTCGAAGATGGCGATGATCTTCCAGGATCCGCTGTCGGCGATGCATCCGTATTACACGATCGGCCAGCAGCTGACCGAGGCGATCCGGGTGCACCACAACGTGTCCAAGAAGGCGGCTCGGGTGACCGTGGTCGACATGCTGGCCCGGGTCGGCATCCCCAGCCCGGACAAGCGCTTCGACCAGTACCCGCACGAGTTCTCCGGCGGTATGCGGCAGCGCGCCATGATCGCCATGGCTCTGATCAACAACCCCGAGTTGCTGATCGCCGACGAGCCCACGACCGCCCTGGACGTCACCGTGCAGGCGCAGATCCTGGACCTGATGCGCGACCTGCAGAAGGAGTTCGGCTCGGCGATCATCATGATCACCCACGACCTGGGTGTGGTGGCCGAGATCGCCGACGACGTCCTGGTGATGTACGGCGGCAAGTGTGTCGAGTACGCCGAGGTGGACGACGCCTTCCACGCCCCCGACCACCCCTACACCTGGGGCCTGATGACGTCCATGCCGCGCCTGGACCGGACTCGGTTGGAGCGACTGGTGCCGGTGGCCGGCAACCCGCCGTCGCTGATCAACATTCCGCCGGGCTGTGCCTTCCACCCGCGCTGCACGTTCCGCGACTTCGCGTCCGCACCGTGCAACCAGGTGGTGCCGGAGCTCGTCCAGTCCTATCCGAAGCACGATTCGCGCTGCCACATTCCGGCGCCGAAGCGAGCTGAGCTGTTCGCCGAGCAGATCGCCCCGAGGCTGTAG
- a CDS encoding ABC transporter ATP-binding protein: MSLLSVRDLRKHFPTYQQKLVRVEGAPIKAVDGLSLSLEPGETLGLVGESGCGKSTAGRTILRLLEPTSGTIEFEGKDVTSATGSELAHLRRQMQMVFQDPYGSLNPRHPIGAIIAAPFLIQGIKPEGGTKRAVQELMERVGLNPEHYNRYPHEFSGGQRQRIGVARAIALKPKLVVCDEPVSALDVSIQAQVINLLEDIQQEQNLAYVFIAHDLSVVRHISDRVMVMYLGKVMEVADRDGLYERPMHPYTQALMSAVPVPEPRRDRERILLTGDLPSPQNPPSGCVFRTRCPIATERCAAEVPMPVELEPGHLVACHYPQVRQVI; the protein is encoded by the coding sequence GTGAGCCTGCTGTCCGTGAGGGACCTGCGCAAGCACTTCCCGACTTATCAACAAAAGCTCGTCCGCGTCGAGGGCGCCCCGATCAAGGCCGTGGACGGCCTGTCGCTGAGCCTGGAGCCCGGCGAGACCCTCGGCCTGGTCGGCGAGTCCGGCTGCGGCAAGTCCACGGCCGGGCGCACCATCCTGCGTCTGCTGGAGCCGACTTCGGGCACCATCGAGTTCGAGGGCAAGGACGTCACCAGCGCCACCGGATCCGAACTGGCCCACCTGCGCCGTCAGATGCAGATGGTCTTCCAGGATCCCTACGGTTCGCTGAACCCGCGGCATCCGATCGGTGCGATCATCGCGGCCCCGTTCCTGATCCAGGGGATCAAGCCCGAGGGTGGCACCAAGCGCGCCGTCCAGGAGCTGATGGAGCGGGTCGGTCTGAACCCCGAGCACTACAACCGCTACCCGCACGAGTTCTCCGGCGGCCAGCGGCAGCGGATCGGGGTGGCCCGAGCGATCGCCCTGAAGCCCAAGCTGGTGGTCTGCGACGAGCCGGTCTCCGCGCTGGACGTGTCCATCCAGGCCCAGGTGATCAACCTGTTGGAGGACATTCAGCAGGAGCAGAACCTGGCCTATGTGTTCATCGCGCACGACCTGTCCGTGGTGCGGCACATCTCCGACCGGGTGATGGTGATGTACCTGGGCAAGGTGATGGAGGTCGCCGACCGGGACGGGCTCTACGAGCGTCCGATGCACCCATACACGCAGGCTCTGATGTCGGCGGTGCCGGTGCCCGAGCCGCGGCGTGACCGGGAGCGGATCCTGCTCACCGGCGACCTGCCCAGCCCGCAGAACCCGCCGTCGGGTTGCGTGTTCCGGACCCGCTGCCCGATCGCGACCGAGCGGTGCGCGGCCGAGGTTCCGATGCCGGTCGAGCTCGAGCCGGGCCACCTGGTGGCCTGCCACTACCCCCAGGTTCGCCAGGTCATCTAG